A single region of the Plantactinospora soyae genome encodes:
- a CDS encoding cell division protein FtsK produces MSSNPDDRFDWDAAEAEVFDLDAARQARTADDTDDTDGGPVLVDSPEAQKAPRFTMAGLRAGQRRPILPAWLRSRDELRDAVRWTVGHATHSTGYHLLRLPKYAGKLAVRSPRGVYRVTRATVRWLFDLEGEQVRQATVRREDAEEYLKLSRQRDRRVRWRGIVATFGTAVMLAGGISLVFAPSWSRWGILALAVTLFGMIGQPADKPLLDTAVVVPRVARLTSEIVIRALSVLGNSGINQALRKQGNRAIAFTAPITRDGPGWRAELDLPPGVTAGDIAEERERLASGLTRPLGCVWPEGRPEVHPGRLVLWVGDQDMAAAPLKAWPLVKAASFDVAKPLPFGTDPRGRTVSIELPYTNILIGSIPGYGKTGAIGVPLFAASLDPYAEIWAFDFKGTGGLDPLAKVAARFASGQDDETAEAGLLALRELRKECQRRAAVIKGLPKTVCPDNKVTPELARRKGLGLHWLVVGLDEIQELFSHPEFGKEAGELAEKIIKLGRALGVILLLATQRPDAKSLPTGVSANAGTRFCLKVMGQTENDMVLGTSAYKNGIRATMFAKKDKGVGYLVGTADDAQIVRTFYINGPTAERITDRARALREAAGTLTGHAAGQAAETPAARRDTLLDDVLSVVPADEPKVWAETLVERLSGLRPDAYGDLTADQLRATLKPYGITTGQVWGTDPVTGRGANRRGIERVDVVNAVAERNKRRGDKAA; encoded by the coding sequence ATGTCAAGCAATCCTGACGACCGGTTCGACTGGGACGCCGCTGAGGCTGAGGTGTTCGACCTGGACGCCGCCCGGCAAGCCCGCACCGCCGACGACACCGACGACACCGACGGCGGGCCGGTGCTGGTCGACTCGCCCGAGGCGCAGAAGGCGCCCCGGTTCACCATGGCCGGTCTGCGGGCCGGTCAGCGTCGGCCGATCCTGCCGGCCTGGCTCCGGTCCCGTGACGAGCTACGCGACGCGGTCCGCTGGACCGTCGGGCACGCCACGCACTCCACCGGCTACCACCTGCTTCGGTTGCCGAAGTACGCCGGAAAGCTTGCCGTCCGGTCGCCGCGCGGTGTCTACCGGGTCACCCGGGCAACGGTCCGGTGGCTGTTCGACCTGGAAGGTGAGCAGGTGCGGCAGGCCACTGTTCGCCGTGAGGACGCCGAGGAGTACTTGAAGCTGTCGCGGCAGCGTGACCGGCGGGTCCGGTGGCGGGGCATCGTGGCCACGTTCGGCACGGCCGTGATGCTCGCTGGTGGGATCAGCTTGGTCTTCGCTCCGTCGTGGTCGAGGTGGGGCATCCTCGCCCTGGCCGTGACCCTGTTCGGGATGATCGGTCAACCGGCCGACAAGCCGCTACTCGACACCGCCGTTGTCGTGCCCCGGGTCGCCCGACTGACCTCGGAAATCGTGATCCGGGCGCTGTCGGTGCTCGGCAACTCTGGGATCAACCAGGCGTTGCGCAAGCAGGGAAACCGGGCCATCGCGTTCACGGCGCCGATCACCCGGGACGGTCCCGGCTGGCGGGCCGAACTCGACCTACCGCCCGGTGTGACGGCCGGGGACATCGCCGAGGAACGCGAACGCCTCGCCTCTGGGCTGACCCGCCCGCTGGGCTGTGTATGGCCGGAGGGTCGGCCGGAGGTGCACCCGGGCCGGTTGGTGTTGTGGGTCGGGGATCAGGACATGGCCGCCGCGCCGTTGAAGGCGTGGCCGCTGGTCAAGGCCGCGAGTTTCGACGTGGCCAAGCCGCTGCCGTTCGGCACCGACCCGCGCGGCCGGACCGTGTCGATCGAACTGCCGTACACCAACATCCTGATCGGCTCGATCCCCGGCTACGGCAAGACCGGCGCCATCGGGGTGCCGCTGTTCGCCGCATCGCTCGACCCGTACGCCGAGATCTGGGCGTTCGACTTCAAGGGCACCGGCGGACTGGACCCGCTCGCGAAGGTCGCGGCCCGGTTCGCGTCCGGGCAGGACGACGAAACCGCCGAAGCTGGCCTGCTCGCCCTGCGGGAGCTGCGCAAGGAATGCCAGCGACGCGCCGCCGTCATCAAGGGCCTACCGAAGACCGTCTGTCCGGACAACAAGGTCACGCCAGAGTTGGCGCGGCGTAAGGGGTTGGGGCTGCACTGGCTGGTTGTCGGGCTGGACGAGATCCAAGAGCTGTTCTCGCACCCGGAGTTCGGCAAGGAAGCCGGGGAACTGGCCGAGAAGATCATCAAGCTGGGTCGGGCACTCGGTGTGATCCTGCTCCTGGCGACTCAGCGGCCGGACGCCAAGTCCCTGCCGACCGGGGTGTCCGCGAACGCCGGTACCCGGTTCTGTCTGAAGGTGATGGGGCAGACGGAGAACGACATGGTGCTCGGCACCAGCGCCTACAAGAACGGGATCCGGGCCACCATGTTCGCGAAGAAGGACAAGGGTGTCGGCTACCTGGTCGGCACGGCCGACGACGCGCAGATCGTTCGGACGTTCTACATCAACGGCCCGACCGCCGAGAGGATCACCGACCGGGCACGCGCGCTGCGAGAAGCCGCCGGGACGCTGACCGGCCACGCGGCCGGGCAGGCCGCCGAAACCCCGGCTGCCCGGCGGGACACCCTGTTGGACGACGTCCTGTCGGTGGTGCCGGCCGATGAGCCGAAGGTGTGGGCCGAAACCCTGGTTGAGCGGCTGTCCGGGTTGCGGCCGGACGCGTACGGCGACCTCACGGCCGATCAGCTTCGGGCGACGCTCAAGCCGTACGGGATCACGACCGGTCAGGTGTGGGGCACCGACCCGGTCACCGGCAGGGGCGCCAACCGGCGTGGTATCGAGCGGGTCGACGTCGTCAATGCGGTTGCGGAGCGTAACAAGCGTCGTGGAGACAAAGCCGCCTAA
- a CDS encoding ABC transporter permease, with translation MTAPTISAYPAAVEALLPAARELTATLGEVPSRNRLMREFRVGSPKATALRDALTAAEFAPTAPPVPVPVDVPPAPPVDPAPPTTVAAPVSDPAPAPVVTLPEVSEPVSRDGHPGTNITTTPRRATAPARPWVLLLLAAPAFVAIWSGWVGLGGLTGFGVVHPLPGIWDSFSLNTAITLPIGVEAYAAYALRAWLSGSVPARARRFAKWSAIGSLLLGALGQVAYHLMESAGITAAPWWITTLVACLPVIVLGMGAALAHLLHSTDDEA, from the coding sequence ATGACTGCCCCCACGATCAGCGCCTACCCGGCCGCCGTTGAAGCCCTGCTACCGGCCGCCCGGGAACTGACCGCCACACTCGGCGAAGTCCCGTCCCGGAACCGGTTGATGCGGGAATTCCGGGTGGGTTCACCGAAGGCGACCGCGCTACGCGACGCGCTCACCGCCGCCGAGTTCGCCCCTACCGCGCCGCCGGTCCCGGTGCCGGTCGACGTGCCGCCGGCTCCGCCGGTAGACCCGGCGCCGCCTACTACGGTCGCCGCGCCCGTGTCGGACCCGGCACCCGCCCCGGTGGTGACCTTGCCGGAGGTATCCGAGCCGGTCAGCCGGGACGGACACCCGGGCACCAACATCACCACCACCCCCCGGCGGGCGACGGCACCGGCCCGGCCGTGGGTTCTGCTCCTGCTGGCTGCCCCGGCGTTCGTCGCGATCTGGTCGGGGTGGGTCGGACTCGGCGGACTCACCGGGTTCGGTGTGGTCCACCCGCTGCCGGGGATCTGGGACAGCTTCTCGCTGAACACGGCGATCACGCTGCCGATCGGTGTGGAGGCGTACGCCGCGTACGCGCTTCGGGCGTGGCTGTCCGGCAGTGTTCCGGCCCGCGCTCGCCGGTTCGCGAAGTGGTCCGCGATCGGCTCGCTGTTGCTCGGCGCTCTCGGTCAGGTCGCGTACCACCTGATGGAGTCCGCCGGCATCACGGCCGCCCCGTGGTGGATCACCACCCTGGTCGCGTGCCTGCCCGTGATCGTGCTCGGCATGGGCGCCGCGCTTGCCCACCTGCTGCACAGCACCGACGACGAAGCCTGA
- a CDS encoding NUDIX domain-containing protein, which yields MNGTTYTHPSVLAGIASGASWADPEMDPTRIDWPTRQAAAAIPFRVVDGRPVNPCESTGVRYGRNELGHWGEQVCADALVVAKDTFGRRWIVMVERADGHGWALPGGYVDPGEDPTDAAVRELAEETGLIVDRAEEPYVTMPPRYVPDPRASDEAWMVTVPTRFDIGDEFYQFPAVTGTDDARRAAWILADSYDVLTDHLATTYGGTVFAAHRDLLNAALTEGGHLS from the coding sequence ATGAACGGCACTACCTACACCCACCCGAGTGTCCTTGCCGGTATCGCGTCCGGTGCGAGCTGGGCCGATCCGGAGATGGACCCGACCCGGATCGACTGGCCGACCCGGCAGGCTGCCGCCGCGATCCCGTTCCGGGTGGTCGACGGGCGTCCGGTCAACCCGTGCGAGTCCACCGGCGTCCGCTACGGCCGCAACGAGCTGGGGCACTGGGGCGAGCAGGTCTGCGCCGATGCCCTGGTCGTCGCGAAGGACACCTTCGGTCGCCGCTGGATCGTCATGGTCGAGCGGGCCGACGGCCACGGGTGGGCGCTGCCCGGCGGGTACGTCGACCCGGGCGAGGACCCGACCGACGCCGCCGTGCGGGAGCTGGCCGAGGAAACCGGGTTGATCGTGGACCGCGCCGAAGAGCCGTACGTCACGATGCCGCCCCGGTACGTGCCGGACCCGCGCGCCAGCGATGAGGCGTGGATGGTCACCGTCCCGACCCGGTTCGACATCGGCGACGAGTTCTACCAGTTTCCCGCAGTCACTGGCACCGACGACGCCCGACGCGCCGCGTGGATCCTCGCCGACTCCTACGACGTGCTCACCGACCATCTGGCCACCACCTACGGCGGCACGGTGTTCGCCGCTCACCGCGACCTGCTCAACGCTGCCCTGACCGAAGGAGGTCACCTGTCATGA
- a CDS encoding RRQRL motif-containing zinc-binding protein: MGRIRAAFYDPEGARWGIPTWWWRGAPAGYATRRQLRAAGLRPGGQPVAAQLMWAGVGGTRVAYLYRLDLAKPKRTATPAQLRAVRAALRARRTCPTCGVVRSYCIPRSLGECVDCAYPQEVAA, translated from the coding sequence ATGGGCCGGATTCGTGCCGCGTTCTACGACCCGGAGGGTGCCCGGTGGGGCATCCCTACTTGGTGGTGGAGAGGTGCCCCCGCCGGCTACGCCACGCGGCGTCAGTTGCGGGCCGCTGGTCTGCGGCCCGGTGGTCAGCCGGTCGCCGCACAGCTCATGTGGGCCGGTGTCGGCGGGACCCGCGTCGCGTACCTGTATCGCCTCGATCTTGCCAAGCCGAAGCGCACCGCGACCCCCGCGCAGTTGCGGGCGGTGCGGGCCGCGCTGCGTGCTCGCCGGACGTGCCCAACGTGCGGAGTCGTCCGGTCGTACTGCATCCCGCGCTCGCTCGGCGAGTGCGTCGACTGTGCCTACCCGCAGGAGGTAGCAGCATGA
- a CDS encoding DUF6284 family protein: protein MVEHGQHAEADRGPSADDMASIEREWPLIAAELDLLDAEILILSAVGGPSPMDWRRLRRAEQRVMRAAAALGDPVVSTRLAA, encoded by the coding sequence GTGGTTGAACACGGGCAACACGCCGAAGCCGACCGAGGACCGAGCGCTGACGACATGGCCTCGATCGAGCGCGAATGGCCGCTGATCGCGGCTGAGCTTGACCTGCTCGATGCCGAGATCCTGATCCTGTCCGCCGTCGGCGGACCGTCGCCGATGGACTGGCGCCGGTTGCGTCGGGCCGAGCAGCGGGTGATGCGTGCCGCTGCTGCGCTCGGTGACCCGGTCGTGTCGACTCGGCTTGCCGCGTAG
- a CDS encoding NUDIX hydrolase encodes MEIVDQWTGLHACALQSALRLTQGEFAGQLGVARRTVASWHERPDIVLRTELQRVLDTAYERAGEPTKLRFVRQIRASEAADARSGEAVELTVAIAVVATESDVLIVCRRDEDPSGITWQFPAGIVKPGASASTIAVRETLAETGIHCVVRERLGSRIHPLSGVNCEYFWCEYLTGSVENRDVSENMDALWVKWRDLTRFIPSDRIYPPVLRALREEL; translated from the coding sequence GTGGAGATTGTCGACCAGTGGACTGGCCTGCATGCCTGTGCTTTGCAGAGCGCCTTACGCCTGACGCAGGGGGAATTTGCCGGGCAGCTAGGGGTGGCTCGGCGAACCGTTGCGAGTTGGCATGAGAGGCCGGACATCGTTCTTCGGACGGAACTACAACGCGTCCTCGATACCGCCTACGAGCGGGCAGGCGAGCCAACGAAGCTGAGATTCGTCCGTCAGATTCGGGCAAGCGAAGCCGCCGACGCTCGATCGGGCGAGGCTGTGGAGCTTACGGTCGCGATAGCAGTGGTTGCGACCGAATCAGACGTCTTAATCGTCTGCCGCCGAGATGAGGACCCCAGCGGCATAACATGGCAGTTTCCGGCGGGGATCGTAAAGCCGGGAGCGTCGGCAAGTACCATCGCCGTGCGTGAAACGCTGGCAGAGACAGGAATTCACTGCGTGGTGCGGGAGCGACTTGGTAGCCGTATTCACCCGCTATCCGGAGTGAACTGTGAGTACTTCTGGTGCGAATACCTGACCGGTTCCGTCGAGAATCGTGATGTCTCAGAGAATATGGACGCCTTGTGGGTGAAATGGCGGGACCTTACTCGCTTCATCCCGTCGGATAGAATCTATCCGCCCGTATTGCGGGCGTTAAGGGAGGAACTGTGA
- a CDS encoding NUDIX hydrolase, whose protein sequence is MNQQPSIAAAIIVNDGQVLMVKRRVKEGQLSWQFPAGEVEPGESDVDAAVREAHEETGLTVRSVRRLGERVHPATGRTMVYVACQVVDGTAYVADEEELADVDWCNRGKLVEYVPYPFYGPVQDYFNANLVD, encoded by the coding sequence GTGAACCAGCAGCCCTCGATTGCTGCCGCCATCATTGTGAACGATGGTCAGGTTCTCATGGTCAAGCGACGGGTCAAGGAAGGCCAACTGTCGTGGCAGTTTCCGGCGGGTGAGGTCGAGCCGGGGGAGTCCGACGTGGACGCCGCAGTGCGAGAGGCGCACGAGGAGACCGGCCTTACGGTGCGATCTGTGCGGCGACTTGGTGAGCGCGTTCATCCCGCTACTGGACGGACAATGGTGTACGTCGCGTGTCAGGTGGTAGACGGTACGGCGTACGTCGCAGACGAGGAAGAGCTTGCCGATGTTGACTGGTGCAATCGGGGAAAGCTCGTAGAATATGTGCCGTATCCGTTTTATGGGCCGGTACAGGACTACTTTAACGCCAACCTGGTCGACTGA
- a CDS encoding phosphotransferase, with product MDLDGFGFAGDDIRAVWDDAAATSEWPGPPVWVHGDLHPANVVVADGTLAGIVDFGALFAGDPAWDLGAAWLLLPEGGASRFFDSYAQADEATVRRARGLAAMKSLFLMLMGQNGDRGLPGGKPNWGPAGRSALDRVLKGL from the coding sequence GTGGACCTCGACGGCTTCGGCTTTGCCGGGGACGACATCCGGGCCGTGTGGGACGACGCGGCGGCGACCTCCGAGTGGCCGGGACCACCGGTATGGGTGCACGGTGACTTGCATCCCGCGAACGTCGTTGTCGCCGACGGCACACTGGCGGGCATCGTCGACTTCGGTGCGCTCTTCGCCGGTGATCCGGCGTGGGACCTCGGGGCTGCCTGGCTGCTGTTGCCCGAGGGGGGCGCCTCGCGGTTTTTCGACAGCTACGCTCAGGCGGACGAGGCGACGGTCCGACGGGCGCGCGGGCTGGCCGCCATGAAGAGCCTGTTCTTGATGTTGATGGGCCAGAACGGGGACCGCGGCCTGCCCGGCGGCAAGCCGAACTGGGGGCCAGCGGGCCGGTCGGCACTTGATCGTGTCCTGAAGGGCCTTTGA
- a CDS encoding SDR family NAD(P)-dependent oxidoreductase, producing MTPRALQFDTNQFVFGGVMVNRSQPGVGRLSGTVVLVTGASSGIGHATASLLADEGAAVALVARRAERIDALAVDIRSRGASAEVFAADITQEDVDALVGRVVERMGRLDTLVNSAGIMLVGPAAEAPLREWRRTVDLNVSALLEMTHAALPHLRRAAQTSPRAVADIVNISSVAGRSAIGGAAVYSASKFAVSAFSEALRQELGQQHVRVSAIEPGAVSTELTDHIRDGVREANQSWYAAMETLQARDVAESVGFVVTRPRHVAVADLRVLPTEQA from the coding sequence GTGACGCCACGAGCGCTACAGTTCGATACGAACCAGTTCGTATTTGGAGGTGTCATGGTTAACAGGAGTCAGCCAGGAGTCGGCCGTCTCAGTGGAACGGTTGTTCTCGTCACCGGTGCAAGTAGTGGCATCGGGCACGCCACCGCAAGCCTCCTCGCCGACGAGGGAGCCGCGGTGGCTCTCGTCGCCCGGCGTGCGGAACGCATCGACGCGCTCGCGGTCGACATCCGGTCGCGGGGTGCGAGCGCGGAAGTCTTCGCAGCCGACATCACCCAAGAAGACGTCGACGCCCTCGTTGGCCGGGTCGTCGAGCGGATGGGACGTCTCGACACGCTGGTCAACTCGGCCGGCATCATGCTGGTCGGACCGGCGGCCGAGGCTCCGCTGCGGGAGTGGCGGCGGACGGTCGACCTCAACGTCTCGGCCTTGCTTGAGATGACTCACGCAGCACTGCCGCATCTGCGGCGAGCCGCGCAGACGTCGCCGCGGGCGGTCGCCGACATCGTCAACATCAGCTCGGTGGCCGGACGATCCGCGATCGGCGGTGCGGCGGTCTACTCGGCGTCGAAGTTCGCGGTCAGCGCCTTCAGTGAAGCGCTGCGCCAAGAGCTCGGACAGCAGCACGTCCGGGTGTCGGCCATCGAGCCGGGGGCGGTGAGCACCGAGCTGACCGACCACATCCGCGACGGCGTACGAGAGGCGAACCAGAGCTGGTACGCCGCCATGGAGACCCTTCAGGCCCGCGACGTCGCCGAGTCGGTCGGCTTCGTCGTGACCCGCCCGCGGCACGTGGCCGTGGCCGACCTACGCGTGCTGCCTACGGAGCAGGCGTGA
- a CDS encoding TetR family transcriptional regulator — MDRTEASRRRLLDASAREFAAHGIAGARVDRISREARVSKNQMYAYYESKEGLFEAVLADVVRGVVDQVILTAEDLPDYAVRLYDAYLERPDLVRLSMWARLECTPSGPLFPADPSKADAVMRAQEAGVVRTDIPAADIHALVIALALTWSPASLIHAATAEEPTAEHDRRRASLAAAVHGAFVIT; from the coding sequence ATGGATCGCACAGAGGCCAGCCGACGGCGCCTGCTCGATGCCTCGGCACGGGAGTTCGCTGCCCACGGCATTGCCGGTGCGCGGGTCGACCGCATCTCCCGAGAAGCCCGCGTCAGCAAGAACCAGATGTACGCCTACTACGAGAGCAAGGAGGGCCTCTTCGAGGCCGTACTCGCCGACGTGGTCCGAGGAGTCGTAGACCAGGTCATCCTGACCGCGGAGGACCTTCCGGACTATGCGGTCCGGCTGTACGACGCCTACCTCGAGCGGCCCGATCTGGTGCGCCTGTCCATGTGGGCCCGGCTGGAGTGCACCCCCAGCGGTCCGCTCTTCCCGGCGGATCCGTCGAAGGCAGATGCGGTGATGCGGGCACAGGAAGCAGGCGTCGTCCGAACGGATATTCCCGCTGCAGACATCCACGCTCTCGTGATCGCTCTCGCGCTCACGTGGTCGCCCGCAAGCCTCATCCACGCCGCCACCGCAGAGGAGCCGACAGCAGAGCACGACCGGCGACGGGCGAGTCTGGCCGCCGCCGTACATGGAGCTTTCGTCATCACGTGA
- a CDS encoding site-specific integrase, producing MTSDCADCGTIPKGRRGRRPVCMPCQLNRRLARLLHNGTEAPASHLAALADHLRADPDPEKLLHWLSRCGPAELLTALANGSLDLTHDALRAWPRPIPARHLQHHLVACGLLPPVDGHLLRFESWLHRRLDRLTDHPHERLLRRFALWHQLPRLRADATARPLRATATTYMVNQFNTAHAFLDWLHTRGIAPDAVSQTDLDTWAVTAGAGHRHTIRGFFIWATHTSAMPRHLVLTPVKFTIGAAITQQQRLALLRHYLTNQAPLRERAAACLMLLYGQPISRIHRLHNNDLELSGNAPTIRFGDPPTPIPEPIASLLRDLAAAAPAEGWLFPGRHPGQPITYQTLHRNLRMLSFPLNQARVSALRQLVAQVPAPVIADALGIHHTTAARQAVNAGMTWSHYASGNHSPLPPRSPRARNRA from the coding sequence ATGACCAGCGACTGCGCCGACTGCGGCACGATCCCCAAAGGACGTCGCGGCCGGCGCCCCGTCTGCATGCCGTGCCAGCTCAACCGCCGGCTGGCCCGACTTCTCCACAACGGCACCGAGGCCCCCGCTTCGCACCTGGCCGCGCTGGCGGATCACCTGCGCGCCGACCCCGACCCGGAGAAGCTGCTGCACTGGCTGTCCCGATGCGGCCCCGCCGAACTGCTGACCGCGCTGGCCAACGGAAGCCTCGACCTCACCCACGACGCCCTACGCGCCTGGCCACGCCCGATCCCCGCCCGCCACCTGCAACACCACCTCGTCGCCTGCGGCCTGCTACCCCCAGTCGACGGACACCTGCTCAGGTTCGAGTCATGGCTACACCGCCGTCTCGACCGGCTCACCGACCATCCGCACGAGCGGCTGCTACGTCGCTTCGCCCTCTGGCACCAACTCCCACGGCTACGCGCCGACGCCACCGCCCGGCCGCTACGCGCCACCGCCACCACCTACATGGTGAACCAGTTCAACACCGCGCACGCCTTCCTCGACTGGCTCCACACACGCGGCATCGCCCCGGACGCCGTCAGTCAAACCGACCTCGACACCTGGGCCGTCACGGCCGGCGCCGGCCACCGCCACACCATCCGCGGCTTCTTCATCTGGGCCACCCACACCTCGGCCATGCCACGCCACCTGGTACTCACGCCAGTCAAGTTCACTATCGGCGCCGCCATCACCCAACAACAGCGACTCGCCCTGCTCCGGCACTACCTCACCAACCAGGCACCCCTACGCGAACGGGCCGCCGCCTGCCTCATGCTGCTCTACGGCCAGCCGATCAGCCGCATCCACCGACTCCACAACAACGATCTCGAACTATCCGGCAACGCCCCGACGATCCGGTTCGGCGACCCGCCCACACCCATCCCCGAACCGATCGCCAGCCTGCTCCGCGACCTCGCCGCAGCCGCACCAGCCGAGGGCTGGCTGTTCCCCGGACGCCACCCGGGCCAGCCCATCACCTACCAAACACTGCACCGCAACCTGCGCATGCTCAGCTTCCCGCTCAACCAGGCCCGCGTCTCCGCGCTCCGCCAGCTCGTCGCCCAGGTCCCCGCCCCCGTCATCGCCGACGCCCTCGGCATCCACCACACGACCGCCGCCAGACAGGCCGTCAACGCCGGCATGACCTGGAGCCACTACGCCAGCGGGAACCACTCACCGTTACCACCACGGAGTCCACGCGCACGAAATCGCGCATAA
- a CDS encoding helix-turn-helix domain-containing protein — protein sequence MKRQVSYTWRLRNVMADHNMFNTTELVPLLAERGITLSASQVHRLVSGTPERLSLPVLAALCDIFDTTPADLIVTSAQNLAPRRLAAASDSSTSPGHPDAIRPRRATLRPAP from the coding sequence ATGAAACGCCAGGTCAGCTACACGTGGCGGCTGCGCAACGTGATGGCCGACCACAACATGTTCAACACCACCGAACTGGTGCCACTGCTCGCCGAACGTGGTATCACCCTGTCCGCATCCCAGGTGCACCGACTGGTATCCGGCACACCCGAACGGCTGTCCCTGCCCGTGCTGGCCGCGCTCTGCGACATCTTCGACACCACCCCCGCCGACCTCATCGTGACCAGCGCGCAGAACCTCGCACCGCGCCGACTCGCCGCCGCCAGCGACAGCAGCACGAGCCCCGGCCACCCGGACGCGATCCGGCCACGACGGGCGACCCTACGGCCGGCGCCATGA
- a CDS encoding DUF2268 domain-containing protein, whose protein sequence is MSITVLDTYAAMRRILLAPVADRVDLLRSMLEANRDMYRYNPGEVDLVAVHLQSSGFPIDRDEERCLDALETLAAAGAWERMQRGLDDALAVLLEATPGLEAPDITVLFVLGDPGDEHFMGPCLGLTGFGGISGHIAITFWPFPENVERLEATAVHELNHNLRWSPGGVVWDPMTVTVGEHIVGEGLADAFARQLYGDELGPTRIGVPHLHDDEVFAKVLTGLDVTGMQNFTAWVHGDPGAERFGVAPVGLPMGAGYAAGNRLVDTYLAATGQTAAQALHADSSEIIATTLRRG, encoded by the coding sequence ATGTCCATCACTGTTCTTGACACCTACGCCGCCATGAGGCGGATCCTGCTGGCCCCGGTCGCGGACCGCGTCGACCTGCTGCGTTCGATGCTGGAGGCCAACAGGGACATGTACCGCTACAACCCCGGCGAGGTCGACCTGGTGGCCGTGCACCTCCAATCGTCCGGGTTCCCCATCGACCGCGACGAGGAGCGTTGCCTCGACGCGCTCGAAACCCTGGCGGCGGCCGGGGCCTGGGAGCGGATGCAACGCGGGCTCGACGACGCTCTCGCCGTACTGCTGGAGGCGACGCCGGGGCTGGAGGCCCCGGACATCACCGTGCTGTTCGTCCTCGGCGATCCGGGTGACGAGCACTTCATGGGTCCCTGCCTAGGACTGACCGGGTTCGGCGGCATCTCGGGCCACATCGCCATCACGTTCTGGCCCTTCCCCGAGAACGTGGAGCGGCTGGAGGCCACCGCTGTGCACGAACTCAACCACAACCTGCGATGGAGCCCGGGCGGGGTCGTGTGGGACCCGATGACCGTCACGGTCGGCGAGCACATCGTCGGCGAGGGCCTGGCCGACGCCTTCGCCCGACAGCTCTACGGCGACGAGCTCGGCCCCACCCGCATCGGCGTGCCGCACCTGCACGACGACGAGGTCTTCGCCAAGGTGCTCACCGGGCTCGACGTGACAGGCATGCAGAACTTCACTGCCTGGGTGCACGGCGACCCCGGCGCCGAGCGCTTCGGCGTCGCCCCGGTGGGACTGCCGATGGGGGCCGGGTACGCCGCGGGCAACCGGCTGGTCGACACCTACCTGGCGGCGACCGGGCAGACGGCGGCGCAGGCCCTGCACGCCGACAGCTCGGAGATCATCGCAACCACGCTCCGCCGCGGGTAA
- a CDS encoding MerR family transcriptional regulator has product MEWTIQELAARAGITSRALRHYDRVGILAPSRVGANGYRYYNPTAVARLLRILLMRQLGMGLPAIAEVLAEEVDTYDGLRAHIAALEEERDRIERQIRSVRHTLEAVQAGAEPRMDVMLAGFNDRYKDEVISRWGERAFQVSNDWWHGKTLDQQRAWKQVTEDLVAAWVAAVKSGVSPTSEHARSLAARHVQWLSQIPGTPTAEGDRERSIEMVKGLGDMYVDDPRFAGMYDDAAGAMFVRDALQAYARTQM; this is encoded by the coding sequence ATGGAGTGGACGATCCAGGAACTCGCGGCGAGGGCCGGCATCACCAGCCGTGCCCTGCGGCACTACGACCGCGTCGGGATCCTGGCCCCGTCCCGGGTCGGCGCGAACGGGTACCGCTACTACAACCCCACCGCGGTCGCCCGGCTACTGCGGATCCTGCTCATGCGCCAGCTCGGCATGGGCTTGCCAGCCATCGCCGAGGTCCTGGCCGAGGAGGTGGACACGTACGACGGGCTCCGTGCCCACATCGCCGCTCTGGAAGAGGAACGGGACCGCATCGAACGGCAGATCCGGTCTGTGCGTCACACGCTCGAGGCCGTGCAGGCGGGGGCGGAACCGCGGATGGACGTTATGTTGGCGGGGTTCAACGACCGCTACAAGGACGAGGTGATCTCACGCTGGGGCGAGCGCGCGTTCCAAGTGAGCAACGACTGGTGGCACGGCAAGACCCTTGACCAGCAGCGGGCCTGGAAGCAGGTCACCGAAGACCTCGTCGCCGCATGGGTCGCCGCAGTGAAGTCCGGGGTTTCTCCGACATCGGAACACGCTCGGTCACTGGCTGCCCGGCACGTCCAATGGCTGAGCCAGATCCCGGGTACCCCCACGGCCGAGGGCGACCGGGAGCGCTCGATCGAGATGGTGAAAGGCCTGGGGGACATGTACGTCGACGACCCCCGCTTCGCCGGCATGTACGACGACGCGGCGGGGGCGATGTTCGTCCGCGACGCACTGCAAGCGTACGCGCGGACCCAGATGTAG